The DNA segment ACTCCTGTCACTAAATCCATGAAGGGGAAGATGAGCAAGGAGACAGTGGATTCATATCACAGAGTGGTGACAAGGTTTGTGGTAAAGTGGTCACATCCCTTTGCTACGGTTGAGTCTCTTCAAGAACAAAGGTGGGCCACTTTTTGTTCCTCAAatatctgttcttttttctctccaaaATATGTTGGAATTGAAACCAAGATTCAATAAGAGCCGGATTTAATAAGCAGAATCAGAATAGATAAAATTGGAAACAATACCCAACCCTAGATATTGCTTATAATTATATACAGGATTTATAGCTGtcataataatgaaaatgttttccaGGTCCTCATGGGTGCACTGCAGTAAAGTCAAACATTGGTTTAAACTCTCTTAACTGTTAAAGttaaaatgaacagaaatgAATAATGAACTTtctggatttttattttatccagATTGgtatatgtttcttttatttagAGGTCATAGAATTttcttttagtttagtttaaaataaaacattgtgaTATGTAATTTACTTAACAATATTTTGTCACTGTAGCCTCGCACAGCTTCAAAATTCTGAACTAAACCATGTAACTACAATTACAGTTCATTATTTAACCATTAGAGAACCACAATAAGTGAACCCAGGTCTCAGCCAAAATCATCCCAAAACCCATCAACTTGGAAGAATTCCTCCGAAATTTTGGCAAACATTGACTAAAGTCACTGTTCTTTAAAGTATTAGCTTTTCATTTTAAGTTTTACTGCTTGACTGCAAAGcattttctctgtttgtgtgtgtctgcaggtggTGGCAGTCTGTTTGCCATCCATGGAGACTGCGAGGCGTATGACACCAGGACTGATCGCTGGCACATGGTGGCGTCAATGTCCACTCGGCGGGCACGAGTGGGCGTGGCAGCCATTGGGAACAGACTTTATGCTGTTGGAGGGTAATTGATGAGAATTATACTGTTGACCTTTGACTCAAAACTCGTTAATCCACTCCACACTCCACTTAGTCATGTGATCTAAACCTGACTCCTAAAGAGGAGGCTTTGGTCGGTGAACACATGAATGATTTACAGGTAAAATGATCCTGAGTGATGGTTATGTAAAAACAGCTTTCTCCCTGCGCTCCTGATAAGTTAAGTGCTTTCcttaatgtaaaatgccttttaaatttgactctTTTTCTGCTACATTCATAGAGGAGATCACTCCAGACATGCATCCAtttcaaaatgatcaaaaatcctttttttttaattaattttattcataTGCATGTCTCTTCAGGTATGATGGCACCTCAGACCTCGCAACCGTGGAGTCCTACGACCCCATCACTAACTCCTGGCAGCCTGAAGTTTCCATGGGCACACGGCGGAGCTGTTTGGGTGTAGCAGTTCTGCATGGCCTATTGTACGCTGCTGGAGGTTATGATGGAGCTTCCTGCCTCAATAGGTAGAGACAGACTAACTTTTGGTGATGAATGCTCAACTTCTTGGTACTCATAAGCTAGATTTGCTACATTGTTGTATCttgttgcagttttttttttgagtgttgTCTTGATGCTGTTTTCAAGGCCAGGGCTCAAAGACAGTTGGTCTACAGTAAATAGGGCAGCCTTTTTGTGTCATCATATAGAATGCTGCAGTATTGAGTCCtgaaacccagaaatgagtttgcatttttgcactccTGGTTCTCTCGtcttaaagtcagtgttttttttttgaatgggttttagttaaatgcctgaaataaggtctgtagtGTACACAAACTTaagatattttaactttttgtttACGACATAAAATATACCAGTAAATATTCCACTCAtcaattttgaagcttttacatgtcttaaaagaggcagttgctaacaaatggccaaatgagactacagaggtTGACGAGGACACAGATTAGCCATTAGCTTTTTACCCttggtgattgcatttatgccTCAacaatcataaaagtggtgttcatttgtgaagataatCTCACTGAACAAAACATCTCAGTGTCATtaacgtttgtttgccacagagcttattttctgcaataattcaAACTACAATGGACAATTCCCCTTTAttttgccccccccccaaagGAACCAGGGCGATGCCAACTTGCGGGTAACTCTGTTTCTTCTTTTCCAGTGCAGAGCGTTATGACCCTCTGACCAGTACATGGACCTCGATTGCTGCCATGAGCACCCGTAGGAGATATGTGCGAGTAGCAACTCTGGGTAGGAACTTGACAGTAAACACAGTTTCATGAACACGCTGTTCTACTATGTGTTTACGTTTCAGTGTCTGCATTTTAATATCTGAAATCTAGAGGGAGTTGCCACCGTGGTGTTTGACTGCTAATATTTACATTCTGAGTGAATACTCCCTTTTCCCCTCCAGATGGCAGCTTGTATGCAGTGGGAGGTTATGACAGCTCCTCACATCTCGCAACAGTGGAGAAATATGACCCCCAGGTAAACTGCATACTGTTAAATTTATTATCAAAGTAACTTGGTTGTCACCAAGATCAACTGAATATGGAGAGAATAGTGTACACTACGGATGTATCTATGAACATGTGACCAACACTCAGTCTCTCTATGTAATGAACAGAGCAACACATGGACAGCCATCGCCAACATGCTGAGTCGGCGTAGCAGTGCTGGCGTAGCCGTGCTGGACGGCATGCTGTATGTTGCTGGAGGCAATGACGGCACCAGCTGCCTGAACTCTGTGGAGCGGTTCAACCCTAAGTCCAACACCTGGGAGGGAGTGGCCCCCATGAACATACGCAGGTTAGTGTGAACCCAGAATTCGTATTGGTACAAATGATCAAGTCCTGGGGCCAGATGCATTAAGCTGTGTAGATTCATGACTTAAATTGTGTGTTAGCACAACAGCAGAAATATGCATATGCATATTTTCATTAGACTTATAAAGCTGTGTGTACGCCTAATTCAGTTTTATCCCAGCTGGGCCATCAACGTCTTTTGACTATGATATTTAGTTGAATTTATGTAGTGACGTCATGTGACAAAATTCATTGTCAGCACCTCTAATGCCAACATCACATTGACGTAAAGTACAGATGACGTtgcttttttgttggttttaagttgtttaataaacaaaatccaacatggagaacaaaacccaacatCTGTAAAACATCATAGTCTTAATGTCCACACAATATGAAATTCTAATGtctttagatatttaaaatatcGTCAACTCGATTTTCATTCTGGCAGAAATCTAACGTTTGTTCGAGGTGAGAGTTCAACTTCTTTCTAATGTCATTTATCACATCTGGTGCCAGCAGGGATAAAATGCTAAATCGTGATCATTGTGGTGCTGGATGCACATGCACTGGCCTCATTTTCACTCCTACAGTTTGCCATAAAGATGTTAACACGCCCTTAAACAACTGTTTGCATATCAATACTTGTGCCTCTCCACTAGTCATTAGACCTGTCAGTAAATACAGCAAAGACTGTGCAATTCGGTGAGCAGCTGTCATTATGCACATATGCACTGCAGAGATAAATGTTTGACCTTGAAGACCTCCTTTGTAAGATGTCAGAGACAAGAGCCACCAAGGCAAGTAAGGAAGCAGCTTGCAGCCAAATGTCTTCCTTCCTATAATATCAAAGGAAGAGATGCCTTTTATGaagtttaaaagaaaatgaGGAGGCCTGTTTTCAGTCCTACATAtgtgagagagacacagacagagtccAAAAAAAGATGGGAGAGGAGTTGACATTATGACAGAGGACCTGGGATGGATCCAGGAAATATAATTAAACAAGACACACCTTAGCCAACTGAACCATCAGGATGACCTGGTTCTATTTCTCCAGCTGCACAGGTTCAACTCACAGTAATGAAATGCACTGGCCTCAAATGCACTGAACATTTTTCTTGAGGCCTGTCCAGCTTGtatcctccttttcatgcttcTTAACAAACATGTGACACCTTGGTGAGAGTGGTGGGGGATGAACTTGTCTGTTATTAGAAACATTGCTGTACCCTCAGTTTTACCTTAAACTAAGTAGAAGATAAAATCTCTTTTGAAAAGCTACAGAACAAAGCTGTCTCTGTGGAGCTTGTCAAAAGGATATCCCTGCTGCAATTATTTTGCTCTGTGGAAAATCTTTACTCTTCAAGGCGTCGGATTTGGGGCATTTGGATGTCTTTCTTAACGCCTAAACCTTCTTACGGCATAAACATCAAATGACCTATTTTCCACAACAGTCAGCTCTTTCTTATTTCTCAGAAGATGAAACTTGTCCTGCGGGTGACTATCAAAGCAGacgtgcatgcacacactcacagcatCGTATTGATACAAGATCGGCATCAGGGAGAGAGATTAAGAGATGTAGCAGTCTTGGTTTCGAGGACACATCAGCAGATTCACTTGTTCCCCAGGCTCctagacacgcacacacacccacacacacactcacacactgagacTCACTTTGTTGTCTGTGAGTCAGTATACTGTAGGAGCAGGGAAACCTGACAACAGTTGACTATGCAGCCCCATGAATAACCCATGTGTTAATCAGCTGCGTGGCTTTGAGTGCTTTTCTTATCCAGTTGCTGAGAGACTCCATTTACACAGTCCAAAACATCACGCTGTATTCCCACTAATATATAACTCTCCTCAACAATCTGACACATGTGCCAATGTAAAAATATTGTAGAAATACTGACTTGGCCAAAATCATTTCACTATATTGTGATAATGATCAGAACTTGTGAAAATCAACACTCAAGAGGCTGGAGGcaatatgttttcaggttgtccatacATCCCATTCTGGTGAACtcgatatctcaggaacagtaATTTCTTTTTGGCACGAATGTCCTCATGGACTTAAGGATGAACTCATTACAagttggtgatcaaaggtcaaggtcactgtgaccttgcaagacatgtttttggccataactcaagaattcatatgcttattatgacaaaattttcaacattttgcaCAGATGTCTAATAGTATAAAATTATCGAGTGATGatatttttaaaccaaaaggTTATAGGTCAacttcactttgacatcataatgttttgcaaaaaaaaaaaaaaaacttttctggccattactcaacatcaaaactctggaacagaaggggagacatttggtcagacactaaTTTGGTGGTACTAATTTTGGGTGTTGACCTTAAACTTTGGTGATTTTACAGATCTTTTGTGCTGTCAGctggaagatgtgtgtgagacATCCATGTTTTGCCAAAAAATACACGTAATTCTTTTAAGGAATTTAATAAAGGTCTTCACTACATAGATGTGTTTGGACAGACATAAATGTAAACTGCAGATTGACTGGTTGGAGGCATACAAACATGAGGTAGTAATTCTTGTTTGGATTGAATTCTTTTTGATGGCAGCAAAGGATATGTTGTCTTTACTGTCCCAACAAACCATTAATATTTCCACTGGTGTACTACTTCAGTGAATAATTATATGAAGTTTTAGTCACGCTCTTGGTGTCCTCAAACTGTGGATCACTGCGATATCAATGAATATCTCAGTAATTGTGTCATCTGTATGTCTCACATCTCTTTTGTCATCCTTCACTTTTTTTACTCAATCATTAATAATGTTCATGCAGTGGGCTTACATTTTATGAATGTAACACAAATCCCACACTGCATCCTCTGTAAATTAACAGGCGCTCGACTCTATTGTAATGAATCTAGTTCGCTAAAGTGAACAGAATGCATAGAGGTTATTATTCTTTCCTATTAAGAGCCACAAAACTGAATCCTGATGTGGTGTGTTAAAAATTTGGCTGCACAATGCATGTGAAATTTCTATACTGAATTATATGTTTCTTCTCCTTCCAGGAGCACCCATGACCTGGTGGCTATGGATGGCTGGTTATACGCAGTGGGAGGTAACGATGGCAGCTCTAGTCTCAACTCTATCGAGAAGTACAACCCGCGCAGCAACAAATGGGTCGCGGCCTCCTGCATGTTCACACGGCGCAGCAGTGTGGGGGTGGCTGTGCTGGAGCTACTGAACTTCCCACCACCCTCCTCACCCACCCTCTCGGTTTCCTCCACCAGCCTTTGACACGGGGTCACCGCTTGGCTGAcctcagcctctgctgctaCAGCCCAGACTGGCTCTGGGAAGAGACGCAACTGCTCGGTTTGACACAGGGAGTAGGAGGACAGGAGTGGACAGGTAATGGGACTGAGGGGggagaagagaaagaggggaggTGTGGCTAAGGCTTCTGGCTTGGTTAATACGCAGTACCCTCCAGAATTAGTGGCTCTCTTGTTATAGGTTCGCCGTAGTTTAAGAAAATATACAACATGAGTCATGAACTAAAAATCAAGgcaattttttgaaaaaaatgttaatgtacaaaagacatgttcaacacacagcTATTAATTTTTCATGAACAGTTAAGGACACAAGATGATTTATGAAAAATCCAccaagatttttattttgtggtcaAACCAATCTGGCTGGTCCTTACCAAGTTTGCCATTACTTCTGGACTACACTGTATCTGTTCTGGAAGCCTGAAACTCCACTGTACAGCTCCACCATACAGACACCAGCTCCCACTCTCCTCAAGAGTACAAAGATGATCCTGGGTGTTGTAAACAGTGACCGATCTTTCCTCAAGCtccactttttttcccaccaCTCCAGTGTTTGACACACTCCTCGTGAAACGTGGTGGGCACTTAATTCTGTCAtgtgaaatataaatgtttttggTTTGATGTTGTCCTCTGCaagattttttcttttgatgtcaggattttttgcaataatgtacaaaaaagagaaactgaATGATTTTACTTTTGGAATGTAGCTTTTTACTGGGTGTACCATGCATGTTTACGTATTGGCATCGACTCCCAACAGGAGGATAAAGTGTTGTAGTGCTGCTAAGCCACACTAGGTGGCAGTAAGAGGCAATGTTATAAACCCTTCCCACACTGCAATTCAGCATGGACACTGACAACATAGAGACGTTAGGCCCTCAGAACTGTATATGAGtttaaatcctttttttttttatataaacacAGAAGAATTATGTTGAactaaatgtatttataaaaatgtataaattctAATATATTCTGTTTTAAAGATGCTTAGAGAAGGAAACAGATCAGACATATGCCTATTTAAGagtgtttttaatatatttatttagctGTGTGATGCGCATATCGTCAATAGAAATGACAAAGAGAATGTCCAAGTGTGAAAGTGGTATCAGTCTCCTGGTTACGAGGACTGATTGTTGCATTTGATATGCagcatttcatttacatttCTTAATGTTTCTTCACTGCCACAAGCATGATCTCACATGAAACTGTACCTTATGTCTGCTACATTTGTGCAAAAGGCGTTACTTGCTTGCAAACC comes from the Epinephelus lanceolatus isolate andai-2023 chromosome 8, ASM4190304v1, whole genome shotgun sequence genome and includes:
- the klhl17 gene encoding kelch-like protein 17 isoform X2 gives rise to the protein MMEGGMQLLNRDGHSISHNSKRHYHDSFVSMNRMRQRGLLCDIVLHVSNKEIKAHKVVLASCSPYFHAMFTNEMSESRQTHVTLHDIDPQALEQLVQYAYTAEIVVGEGNVQTLLPAASLLQLNGVRDACCKFLLSQLDPSNCLGIRGFADTHSCSDLLKSAHKYVLQHFVEVSKTEEFMLLPLKQVLDLISSDNLNVPSEEEVYRAVLSWVKHDIDGRRQHVPWLMKCVRLPLLRRDFLMSNVDTELLVRHHSECKDLLIEALKYHLMPEQRGVLSNSRTRPRRCEGASPVLFAVGGGSLFAIHGDCEAYDTRTDRWHMVASMSTRRARVGVAAIGNRLYAVGGYDGTSDLATVESYDPITNSWQPEVSMGTRRSCLGVAVLHGLLYAAGGYDGASCLNSAERYDPLTSTWTSIAAMSTRRRYVRVATLDGSLYAVGGYDSSSHLATVEKYDPQSNTWTAIANMLSRRSSAGVAVLDGMLYVAGGNDGTSCLNSVERFNPKSNTWEGVAPMNIRRSTHDLVAMDGWLYAVGGNDGSSSLNSIEKYNPRSNKWVAASCMFTRRSSVGVAVLELLNFPPPSSPTLSVSSTSL